The following is a genomic window from Candidatus Obscuribacter sp..
GGCTCAATGCTCTCTTGTATCCGCTGGAGAGTTTTGACGACATGATCGTCTTTACTTATCTCCTGGCTGTGATGGCTAAGCTGATGCTCAAAGAGTTTAGCGAGGCTAGCTTTAAGCCATTGCGTGAGCTTGCGGCAAGCTGTCTTGCTATTGAGTCCTCGCATGGCGACCTGGCGTTAACTGCTCTGGAGCAGCGCATCAAGTTGCCAGCTAGCAAAAAGCAGATTGAGCTGTCTTTGCACTACTGGTACGCGCGCATCGAGACCTCGGCAGGTCCAGCACAGTCTCTCTCCAATGAGTGGCATCGCCGTTTTGGTCTCAAGCGCTCCGATAACGCCGTGCTGCGCGATATGTGGCTCGTCGAGATCATGAGTCAGTTTGGCAAGTTGGATCTCAAATTTGAGCCTCCCACCAGTCGGGACGGCTGAGCGCGATGCAGCAGCATGTCACCGACCCAGAGATTTGTATCGGCTGCTCGGCTTGTGAGCTGGCTTGCCCGGTCAAAGCGATAAAGTCCATCATGGGGCGTTATTGCATCGACGCAGCGGTCTGTCAGGGTTGCGCTAAGTGCATTGAGGAGTGTCCTACGGGCGCTGCTGACTGTTTTATCGAGGTGGCGAGCGCCTACACCCAGGATGAGCAATCCAACTGGACTGCATTGCCCTGAGACCGCGTTCTTTTGTCTGCAATTTAAAATGTCACAGGGATTTCATGCCCTATGCCTTATAAGTGTTTTGGAATCCTTCAAAGGGCTTTGTGGATGCAAAACGCGCTTAACTGGCAGCATTATGCTGAATTTGCCGAGAGTGCCTACAATAAGGGCAGTTTTGAAGTAGCAGACAATCTAATCAGGCTGGCTCTGAGTTGTGCGGCGTCTTTTGCAGACGGCGACTATCGCTATATCTCAACACTCGAGCACCTCGGCGATGTGCTGGTAGCCAGGTCTAAAGCTCACGATGCCTGTGAAAATTACACACGCGCATATAATTTGCTCAAAAAATTTCACGGACTAGCCAGCCTCAACGCCCTGCGCTTGCAAATCAAGTATGGTCGTGTGTTGATTGAGCTGGGCAAACTATCCGAAGCCAAGTCAGTACTGGCGGAGGCTCAAAATACCTGCAGCTCATACCTGGATGTGCCAGTCGAACTCACTGTGTTTATAGAGGCACATCTGCGCCGTGTCAGGTCGCTACAGCAGACAATTCCAAATGCCGTCAAGCTTGTACGCAATGATATTGAGCAGACGCAGCGCAACACATACAGCCGTCTCAAGTCGCCCAAAAGCGCCGTCACTCGCAATTCGCTAACAGAGATCAAAGCTGTGCCCGTCGCCGTGCCCGCAGCTGTATCAGGATTGAACAATCAAACTCCTCTGGCTATGACTAGTTAGGATGTGATATAGTCCCTGATATCGCCGATGCATATACCAGATTTGCGCATTAAAGCCTCTGACGGTGCTATTGTTGGTCTGTTCCCGGATTGTTGCATTTATACAATAATGGTTACTTTGTAGTATTGCAGATGATGCTCGTCACAATGTCTCGCTGTTTGCAAAATGACAGCCCTGGCTGACTATGCTCAGTTTGTTCCCGTCTTGACACTAAAATGACAGTGTAACAATGTCATTTAATGGTATCACTGGTGATGCGTTTTTAGTTGACGCTGCGTATTTGCTCGACTATAGTGAAGATGTGGATGCCCCTTGCGGGGCGTCATTTGTTCTTTCAATTTATTTTCGCTATATGCGACTAGATAACATGTAGGAGGCAGGAATGAAATCGATTTCCTCTGAATATATTAGAGTCGGCAGGTCTGAAGTAAGTGATGACACACTTAATGGGTTTGTTGTCTATGATGATGAGACGGTGCGTCGCCGTATCGCCGAAAACCCCAAGTGCAGCAAAGAGATCCTAGAAAGATTGTCCCGAGATGAGGCTCGCTCTGTCAGGACAGCGGTGGCAGCCAATGCCAATACAGATACGAGAGTGCTATTGAGTCTGGCCTCAGATAGAGATCCTGATTTGAGGTACTCCATGGCCGAAAACCACAATCTACCATTTCAGATTTTGGATCTCTTGACCCATGACGAAAACCCTTATGTCCAGGCGCGGGCGCTGAGTACTCTCAGCCGCAAACAGACTAACTAGAGGGCTTTAGTCGTTCTTGCTGCTGTCAAACTT
Proteins encoded in this region:
- a CDS encoding phenylacetate-CoA oxygenase subunit PaaI; translated protein: MTAQILNTQLTDEDKQLIERISGGALVETWAETSGRFKELATGIILQFADSQMAGAAGFVPYINKGPTIQDRINLSRMVTEKMSMAKDAYGILAGLNFNGQRYMNGHCFDSRVSRDSFLGYSRSSADKRLNALLYPLESFDDMIVFTYLLAVMAKLMLKEFSEASFKPLRELAASCLAIESSHGDLALTALEQRIKLPASKKQIELSLHYWYARIETSAGPAQSLSNEWHRRFGLKRSDNAVLRDMWLVEIMSQFGKLDLKFEPPTSRDG
- a CDS encoding tetratricopeptide repeat protein codes for the protein MQNALNWQHYAEFAESAYNKGSFEVADNLIRLALSCAASFADGDYRYISTLEHLGDVLVARSKAHDACENYTRAYNLLKKFHGLASLNALRLQIKYGRVLIELGKLSEAKSVLAEAQNTCSSYLDVPVELTVFIEAHLRRVRSLQQTIPNAVKLVRNDIEQTQRNTYSRLKSPKSAVTRNSLTEIKAVPVAVPAAVSGLNNQTPLAMTS
- a CDS encoding 4Fe-4S binding protein encodes the protein MQQHVTDPEICIGCSACELACPVKAIKSIMGRYCIDAAVCQGCAKCIEECPTGAADCFIEVASAYTQDEQSNWTALP